The following are encoded together in the Ignavibacteria bacterium genome:
- a CDS encoding HlyD family efflux transporter periplasmic adaptor subunit, whose protein sequence is MKNIISIIIVLLFLSGCSNDKQKSDAFGNFEATETIVSSESSGQLNEFHVEEGMLIEEGETVGYIDTNQLYLKKNQLAQQKNTTRTKFKNVSAQVSVLQEQKRVALREKERIERLLKDEAATGKQLDDINGSIDVINRQINSIEMQNTTTNEELKGLDVQISQIVDQLQKSSITNPVKGTVILKLAEQGEIVSFGKPLYKIADISTMELRAYVSGAQLTEIKLGQKVKVLIDDGAKGYKTMEGEISWISSKAEFTPKIVQTKEERVNLVYAVKVRVVNNGTIKIGMPGEVVFK, encoded by the coding sequence ATGAAAAATATAATAAGTATAATCATAGTTCTTTTATTTTTATCGGGATGCTCGAATGATAAGCAGAAGTCAGATGCATTCGGTAACTTTGAAGCGACAGAGACTATAGTTTCCTCTGAATCGAGCGGTCAGCTGAACGAATTCCACGTTGAAGAAGGTATGCTGATAGAAGAAGGGGAAACAGTCGGTTATATAGATACCAATCAGCTTTACTTGAAGAAGAACCAGCTTGCCCAGCAGAAAAATACAACACGTACGAAGTTTAAAAATGTTTCTGCTCAAGTATCCGTTCTACAAGAACAGAAGAGAGTAGCACTGCGTGAAAAGGAAAGAATAGAGCGGCTTCTGAAAGATGAGGCAGCTACGGGTAAACAGCTTGATGATATCAACGGCAGTATAGATGTTATTAACAGGCAGATAAACTCAATTGAGATGCAGAACACTACTACTAATGAAGAACTAAAAGGTCTCGATGTACAGATATCGCAAATTGTTGACCAGCTTCAGAAAAGCAGCATTACCAATCCCGTTAAAGGTACAGTAATATTAAAGCTGGCAGAGCAGGGTGAAATTGTTAGTTTTGGCAAGCCTCTTTACAAGATTGCGGATATAAGTACAATGGAGCTACGTGCTTACGTCAGCGGAGCACAGCTAACGGAGATAAAACTCGGGCAAAAAGTAAAAGTACTTATTGATGATGGTGCGAAGGGATACAAAACGATGGAAGGAGAAATCAGCTGGATATCGTCAAAGGCTGAGTTTACACCAAAGATTGTTCAAACAAAAGAGGAGCGTGTAAATCTAGTTTATGCGGTGAAAGTAAGAGTAGTCAATAACGGCACGATAAAAATCGGAATGCCCGGCGAAGTAGTTTTTAAATAA
- a CDS encoding TolC family protein — protein MYYKFLIPVLILFQSLTASLHAQNSPVTLKECYRIAYENHPNSKQKEYYKSISSLKLENIGLNFLPQISIKGQATYQSDVTELVLSNPMFQPPVINKDQYRITMDVRQLIYDGSNTSSLKNTESKQVLVDEQKVEVDLFSLKQRINDLYFSVLLFQQRMRVNQLLINDLKSRIAETESRVKNELNLPANLYILQAQLIQTEQEMENLNTDREAFLKMLSELIGYTIPEKTELEYPQYQTVVLDDNLSERPENKLFEYQKEQLNSYSDVISSRILPKLSVFGQAGLGRPGLNMLDNNFKPFYMVGLNVTWNPINWGADNNEKQIYQINQKIVDSQKETFEKNVKVSLEKYKSDIDKYENLIQKDEELIALREKIVESTYLQLQNGTITSTVYLTELNNKTQTQLMLETHKLQLLQAKINYLTTKGVY, from the coding sequence ATGTATTACAAATTTTTAATACCCGTTCTAATACTCTTTCAGTCATTAACTGCATCCTTGCATGCACAGAATAGTCCTGTAACTTTGAAAGAGTGTTATAGAATTGCTTATGAGAACCATCCAAACTCAAAGCAAAAAGAATATTATAAATCAATCAGTTCGTTGAAGCTAGAAAACATAGGTTTAAATTTTCTGCCTCAGATATCTATAAAAGGGCAGGCGACATATCAGTCAGATGTAACAGAATTAGTTCTGAGCAACCCGATGTTTCAACCGCCTGTAATAAACAAAGATCAATACAGGATAACGATGGACGTCCGACAGCTTATCTATGACGGGAGCAACACTTCATCATTGAAGAATACTGAATCGAAGCAGGTACTTGTTGATGAACAAAAAGTTGAAGTTGATTTATTTTCTTTAAAGCAAAGGATAAATGATTTATATTTTTCAGTTTTGCTTTTTCAGCAAAGAATGAGAGTAAATCAACTGCTAATCAACGATTTGAAGTCACGTATAGCTGAAACTGAATCCCGCGTAAAGAATGAGCTTAACCTACCCGCGAATCTGTACATACTTCAGGCTCAGCTTATTCAGACAGAACAAGAGATGGAGAACTTAAACACAGACAGAGAAGCATTTTTAAAAATGCTCAGCGAACTTATAGGATATACGATACCCGAAAAAACAGAACTTGAATATCCACAATATCAAACGGTGGTTTTAGATGATAACCTTTCTGAAAGACCTGAAAACAAGCTGTTTGAGTACCAGAAAGAACAGCTTAACTCATATTCAGATGTAATTTCCTCACGTATACTTCCGAAACTTTCTGTTTTTGGTCAGGCAGGATTAGGAAGGCCGGGACTAAATATGCTTGATAACAACTTTAAACCATTTTACATGGTTGGGCTTAATGTTACATGGAATCCAATTAACTGGGGTGCTGATAACAATGAAAAGCAGATATATCAAATTAATCAGAAGATTGTTGATTCGCAGAAAGAAACATTTGAGAAGAACGTGAAAGTTTCTCTCGAAAAATATAAATCTGATATTGACAAATACGAGAACCTAATTCAAAAAGATGAGGAACTGATTGCATTAAGGGAAAAGATAGTTGAATCTACTTATTTGCAGCTGCAGAACGGAACTATTACGTCAACGGTTTATTTGACGGAACTTAACAATAAAACACAAACGCAGTTAATGCTTGAAACGCACAAACTTCAGCTTCTTCAAGCGAAAATAAATTACTTAACAACAAAAGGAGTTTACTAA
- a CDS encoding TetR/AcrR family transcriptional regulator: MDIVNQDKIEDSTERKILEASKRIFQRKGMYGARMQEIADEAGISKALLHYYFRSKDKLFDAVFQDAAKSFFSKIRELINVDKPLFEKIEYFVEQYLVLLMQNTFIPAFIITEVHQNPDRIKNMFLESGVNPGLIFSNEVNAAIEKGVIRPIDPRQLIINIVGLCVFPIAARPIIKTILNQSDDEFVNFIEVRKRELANFIINAIKVH, from the coding sequence ATGGATATTGTAAATCAGGACAAAATAGAAGATTCTACAGAAAGAAAGATACTTGAAGCATCAAAACGAATTTTTCAGCGGAAAGGCATGTACGGTGCGAGAATGCAGGAGATTGCTGATGAGGCGGGGATAAGTAAAGCGTTATTGCATTATTACTTCCGTTCAAAGGATAAGCTTTTTGATGCTGTTTTTCAGGATGCCGCAAAGAGTTTCTTTTCAAAAATTCGGGAGTTAATAAATGTAGATAAACCATTGTTTGAGAAAATTGAGTATTTTGTAGAGCAGTATCTCGTGCTGCTTATGCAAAACACTTTTATTCCTGCATTTATTATTACAGAAGTTCATCAAAATCCAGATAGAATTAAAAATATGTTTCTTGAAAGCGGAGTTAATCCAGGATTGATATTTTCGAACGAAGTAAACGCAGCAATAGAAAAAGGAGTTATACGACCAATAGACCCAAGGCAGCTAATAATTAATATTGTCGGACTTTGTGTTTTTCCGATTGCTGCGAGACCAATAATAAAAACGATACTAAATCAGAGTGATGATGAATTTGTGAATTTTATAGAAGTAAGAAAAAGAGAGCTTGCTAATTTTATAATTAATGCAATTAAAGTACATTGA